The window GTACTTTGATACACGCCCACCAAAAATCTGTCCACCTTGTCAAACCTTGAATTGATTGCAAGACTCCATATGCCTCTTTGTATGGTGTAGCTTCATTCTTTTCTCTACGTTCTCTTGCCTCTTCTACTTGAGCACGACGAAATTCCATCATTTCTTTGAATTGTCCACCCATCTCTGTTTCAAATGCCGTTCTTCTTCGTGGCATGTTCTTTTCTCCACTCCGTAGTACATCTTTCCCTCGATTACTTGGGTATGGAGTAACACGTGATTGTTTTTTAGCTGACCGCTTCGCTGGACCAATTGGCGACAGTGGAGGAGATTCGTTTGTGATGGTTTGAGACTGTAGATGTGCATCCTTTGTAGGAGTACGGTTTGaatcatctccatcatcatctacGGCTATCGGAACGAACTTGTCCACTGATTGCCTCTCATCTACCTCAGTATTGTTTGCATCTTGCTTATGAGTTGGGTACATAGCTTCTGGTTTACTGCCTTGACAACCAAATATGCGTCTCATAAGCTCCATATGGGGAATTCCTTCTTCACGGATAATTTTGGCATATGGTATCTCCTGCacaatatttttaagaatattaatatgatagctagcaaaataaaatatgtattacaAACAAGCTTATTTCtggatttacaaaaaataatacataaccTTAAgttactattaatatataaattaactaatttaaactacagaaaaaataaaataaaaaagaaaatacctTTTCACGGTCAACCCACCAGTCCGGATCCATGTAAATCAAACCCGTGTTCTGATCATAGTGTATTCCAGTGAAATTTCTCAGCCTCTTATAAGCATTCCACTTATTTCTCAAAGCATCGTATTTGCTCTTGAAAGAATCCCACAGAAGATTTATCTTAGTTTGTTCCAAAAACTTTTCACAAATCCGCACTCGGCCGATTTCTTTCGGTAGCTTCTGCTTGTATCTAATTCTAGCCAATTCAacatcaagaagctccaagaaTATTCTGATATACTCATCATTCCATACAATTTGTTTCTATAATACacattaaaagattaaatacTAAACATCCAACGTTTTTAAACTGCGTATGTGATATATTCATTACCTTACGGCGGATACTTCCACTCCCACCAACATCCTCGCCACCAGCTGCACCAGCTGCACCACCTTCATTAGACatcttcatcaaaaacaaataaaatatattagtaatatgcactaatatttttaaacatatatataaactcgaTGGATAAAAagagtagaagaaagaaaaccatACTACGTACTGTTTCTTCAAAGTGTGCTTATTTGACAATAAGCTTTAggcatctatatatacaacttaaaatttccGTGTACGTTTCAACGACGAATAATAGTAGGAACAACTTTTTTCGTTTGAAAGAGTCTGATGAAcactagaaaattttagaaaaatctttGACCAAAGTTGTTTACGGGTGCTTAgcataaaaatagaaacaaataacaaatatttttttaaaaaaataatcgattgaataatttaaaaaactgaTAACTCAACTCTAACACATGacaatttccatgatgttgaataatcttttgagttaacaattttacaaaagatatacatcaaacttgtacatcaaccataacacatgattattcaaactcaacttcaaaaaatttagttttgttagtgattggtaacatttttgaataaaatttgagtTGAGACCATAACTCAACATAAGTCAATAGTAACACATGTTACCAGTCAGAgcctatattttaatttattaaaaagttcccgttatacaaataaaataataataatgataattatcttttatatatatatatatatatatgttcatatgATATGAGAGAGAGCACTATTTTTCTGGgctctaaaaagaaaaaaaaagctcagtAAGCTAAATAAATCTCTACCACAGAAGAATCTAGAACCAgacagagagagacagagagagagagagataccgagagagagagataccgagagagagagatatgaagGAGATGCAGGCAATAGAGACGTCGCAGGGGACGACGACGGTGGCTCCGGCGGTGCATAGCCGACAGTTGGGAGCTCAGTTGTCGGGGAGTATGAGTTTCAGTAGCCAAATGTCGAAAGAAGACGAGGAGATGTCTAGGACTGCGTTGTCTGCGTTTAGGgcgaaagaagaagagatcgaaaAGAGGAAAACGGAGATTAGGGAAAGGGTTCAAGCTCAGCTTGGTCGTGTTGAAGAAGAGACTAAGCGTCTTGCTTTGATCCGtgaggtaatttttttttttttttttctacttttcatcaaaaaaattgtttttttttttggagaattgtgcttcaattttggttttttttcttattgatttttttttttttttttgaatgggAGGCAAAATTGAACATTTGGGGGTTTTTATATTTGTGGATTTAATTCATGTTTAAGGGGAAATTGTAGGACCCCAAGTGTTGGAATTTTCAAGATCTGACAATTGCATTCAAGTTAcaattttaagtatattttttcctttgggTTTTGTGTGGTTTGTACCGTAGGTCGAGAAAATTTTGGGGCTTTTTGGTGTTTCGGATTTTGGATCTTAAGTGATCAATAGCAAGAAAGCGTGGATTCACTTCGGTTCTAGGGTTATTCAATTTCTGGGTCACAGGATAAACAGTGGAAGTTTCTAGATTTGTAGTGGAACCCATTTGCTATAAATACCCTATGTGGATTAAGTTTTATGTGAAAAAAGAACCATTTGTTTCTTCTGGGTTATGTTTATATTCATGAAATTGGACATAGTCTtttcttttagtgtttttttttcccaatttgtGGGATACAAAAGAGTGAAAGTTTATACATTTTGTAACACAGATTGTAAAACCCACTTTACTTGATAGAGATTAGCTCTGTGGATCAAAAGCTCGTTCCTTTTTATGATTTGCTTCTTCTGGGTGATGTCATATTGATGACTAAGGTGATCGGTGGTTAAATTGCATTTCAGGAACTTGAAGGTTTAGCTGATCCCATGAGGAAAGAAGTTGCTTTGGTTAGGAAGAAGATTGATTCTGTCAACAAAGAATTAAAGCCATTGGGCCATACAGTTCAGAAAAaggtaaaaccaaaaacaataatcaaaatcCTATTGACCTGTATTCAAAGTATGCATGTTTGGTTGAGGATTAAGATGCTAAGCTGGTGTTTTTACACAACTTGCAGGAACGAGAGTACAAAGAAGCTCTTGAAGCATTCAACGATAAGAATAGAGAGAAGGTGCAGCTTATCACCAAGCTAATGGAGGTTAGTCAACAAATTCTCGACTCTCTTTTCTgtcaaatacatatattttgggTCGAGTTAGAAATGATTGGAGTTAACTGGTCTACTCGTTGTTGTTCTGCTTTTCTCTGGTTTATGGTTCTGTGTTGTCGGTTATTTATTCACATTAGTCCTGCTTGTGTGGAGAAGGACATTGAGCTAATTATTGTCCCGTAACTCTGTTCTGAGACATGCATCAAACACCAATAGTTTTAGACATATTTGTGATCTCGCAGATTCAGTATTTATTAATCCTTAAGGTTTTGATGTTGAGTTCTTAAAGCTATGTGTGAGTCTTCTCCATAGTGTGCGGAGTCGGTTCCTCCAAACTCTATCTAAGTTTACATACTGGTCGTTCTTGCCGTTTTCCAACATATTTGTGACTCTCTGTCATCAAGCCAGTCACATCTGTTCTTTGTCGATTATAATGTGATATATGTGTACTTGGCTTAACGGGGTTTTCAATTTCGAATGATGCGCAGTTGGTGGGAGAAAGCGAAAAGATGAGAATGAAGAAGCTGGAAGAGCTAAGCAAGAACATAGATTCCATACACTGACTTTGAATCCAAGAGAGAAGCAAAACTTCTTGGGACAGAGATCATTCTCTGAGTGTTTTAACTCTACGTTTAGGTTTGGGGGGTGGTGGTgaatgtaatttatattttataatcgTCGTGTGTTATATTACTACTACAACTATTATTATCTTTGTTAGGGTTTCTTGGAGATTTATAAGGGCAATGTTTTTTTTAGGAAGTAACTTCAAAAAAATACTCTCATCAAGACAGGTTTGTAACTAaacacttctttttcttcttcttcttttctctgaACACTTTCTCTTTATTATCCTTTTTTGGATTGGTTTTACTTTTATCTCTTTGATACTAATATTCTTACATTTGTAGCACGAAAATGTACAAAAAAATTAGGAGTGtgttaaaaagtgaaaatttctttatatcatGTGCATTGAGAGGAAAGTAGAAAGATTAAGAGTATAATAATTGTGTAATTAAATAATGATTAGATTACTGTAAATGTGCGATGGATCGGTAcgttaagttaaaaaaaaatggcatcACCCCAGATCATACGTGATCTATGTTGTCCTTTCCCCGATTTGGTTTTATTCCCAAATGACCGTTGGAGAAAAATGATTGTTTCACAAAACAAACGTACAAATTCAATGgtataaaatatcaatataaatCATAGTATGATTATAACCAGGcgttttatttgttttcgtTATTTTAATTGAGGGTATACATCAATGAGACATTAATGATCAGTGATAATGTGGCTATTACAATGGGAGACATTGATAAcatcacaaaagaagaaaaaaaggaaaaaggaagagaaaataagaataatCATTAATTTCCTGCAgccttttatttcatttgattaGTTTCTCCAATGATTATTCATGTGGcatcaaaattccaaatatgTATCCcatgttttatttaattgatattaTATCTACTTACAAGATACACCCTAGTGATTATATAACTAGTACAAGATACACCATAGTGAATAGTATACAActacaaacaaaattttctaatcGTAGCTGAAAAGAGATCCTAATAATaatttaagagatttttttttcaaaataactaAACAAGTGTAAAAGGTCTCATTGTGAGGTATGCAGCATCACTTACTCACTATAGTATTATCATCTTCCACCACAGTTTTTTTCTAAGAATACAACAATTTTTACAATATAATTGGTTCTTTTAACACTTTTGATTCTGTCTCAATGAGGCTAATGATTTGGACATCTCAGGGAATCAAGAGCATTTCCGGTAAAACCCACGTGGTAGGGAAATCTAAAATCTTCCTTTACATTTTCAATCTAGAAATAGTTATGGTCTGGACTGGGCCGGGCTAAACTATTAGCCCAATACGTTTATTATTCTTGATTTAGGCCCATAGTTCTAATGATACCGTTCGATACCTCTTtgacaaaataatttgttaaccataatattataataaagcAATTGCAGTAAGATGGAGAAATTGACCAAAATGACATATCAGAAGATAATGTCAAATGAACTTATTGAGAGAGATAAAAATGTCTtacataaaaaggaaaaaaaaaactgatgaaaaTGAAAGGTGCATTATTCTCTCTACTTAACTTCGAGACTTTAGAGATTACATTTTATTGATAGGAAACCAAATCGCTGCCTCAATTCTCAAACTATAGGCAACACTTACCACCAACCTTTACCAATCAAC is drawn from Camelina sativa cultivar DH55 chromosome 1, Cs, whole genome shotgun sequence and contains these coding sequences:
- the LOC104758336 gene encoding syncoilin; amino-acid sequence: MKEMQAIETSQGTTTVAPAVHSRQLGAQLSGSMSFSSQMSKEDEEMSRTALSAFRAKEEEIEKRKTEIRERVQAQLGRVEEETKRLALIREELEGLADPMRKEVALVRKKIDSVNKELKPLGHTVQKKEREYKEALEAFNDKNREKVQLITKLMELVGESEKMRMKKLEELSKNIDSIH
- the LOC104704076 gene encoding uncharacterized protein LOC104704076, giving the protein MDPDWWVDREKEIPYAKIIREEGIPHMELMRRIFGCQGSKPEAMYPTHKQDANNTEVDERQSVDKFVPIAVDDDGDDSNRTPTKDAHLQSQTITNESPPLSPIGPAKRSAKKQSRVTPYPSNRGKDVLRSGEKNMPRRRTAFETEMGGQFKEMMEFRRAQVEEARERREKNEATPYKEAYGVLQSIQGLTRWTDFWWACIKVLKEDLFAREMMVSSENDHDKIIFLEGYTGYDRNGDFIGNRLNNLQSCQRGPPSVNLDLNIRNTNMETHEEFNAPSHTELMSLFKEIGYEGGTKKTGCDGESSQTKTFNLED